A window of the Streptomyces griseochromogenes genome harbors these coding sequences:
- a CDS encoding histidine kinase, producing METIRNWLLPLVLAAGQSALMWTALGPDEKPGLPGLIAVACALSLETAALSRRRQAPVRALAGTLCAYLLGTVAWQDGYIGPGSLVAVYSVAVRCPVPVTVRAVAAAVGVEWVLSAVLEGFRASLLTMALALSAYVLCAGLGEARRQWLGGRLTAARRLAGAEHARRTAGDQERRRLARELHDVSAHHLTSVVVTVDAARRLKGSRPELAAEALSFAARTGAETMESLQRLVGLLRDTDRPGLGTTSADIEELVAGFGRLGRPVAAHMPDDLTGPTAEAIHGIVREALTNALRHAPGAAARVLVRRADGLLELTVENAPPRAGAAHDAGGLGGGRGVAGMRERAAAAGGELTAGPGPDGGWLVRATLPDTVGPRHPSGPVWRRDVLREQRLADPALALTAMVLPVVTALTATEDWSERTRRASVPELIVVTVLLVLHALPLLWRRRAPLASLAAVLATAWLWPVAVAVAPLSPRVSQFLVGGTLVEMLAVYALAAYGRGASTTWPAVIAATFGTASVVTATAAVDGSLAGDPVDGLVVVMVVLLGILLAPLFASLSGAGLVVRRRRLRILANDDFALASSMWHAQRAAEAERHRLALRLREAVLHHTASLVDLAGRGRLDDVATAARAALAAMRDMLHGLCDGEDPGGRLAPSPTAGDLDALCRAQRAAGRDVRVRGLPEAARDLPPSVDVSAYRIVEAALGAGDHGPARVTLRRRRGTVHITMTGVPLAVAGPVAERLRVQVTAGQGRIVFEPSGNVRVSLPAGPAPAPVQEVSPSPYA from the coding sequence ATGGAGACGATACGCAACTGGCTTCTGCCCCTCGTCCTGGCAGCCGGACAGAGCGCCCTGATGTGGACCGCGCTGGGCCCGGACGAGAAACCCGGCCTGCCGGGCCTGATCGCCGTCGCGTGTGCCCTGTCCCTGGAGACGGCCGCGCTGAGCCGGCGTCGGCAGGCACCCGTGCGGGCGCTGGCCGGGACGCTGTGTGCCTACCTCCTGGGCACGGTCGCTTGGCAGGACGGCTACATCGGCCCCGGCTCGCTGGTCGCCGTGTACTCGGTCGCCGTCCGCTGCCCCGTGCCGGTGACGGTCCGGGCCGTCGCCGCAGCCGTGGGCGTCGAGTGGGTGCTGTCCGCCGTACTCGAGGGCTTTCGCGCCTCGCTCCTGACGATGGCGCTCGCCCTGAGCGCGTACGTCCTGTGCGCGGGGCTCGGCGAGGCGCGGCGCCAGTGGCTCGGCGGGCGGCTGACCGCGGCCCGCCGGCTGGCCGGAGCGGAGCACGCCCGCCGGACGGCGGGCGACCAGGAGCGCCGGCGCCTCGCCCGCGAGCTGCACGACGTGAGCGCCCATCACCTCACCTCGGTCGTCGTCACCGTCGATGCCGCACGCAGACTCAAGGGCAGCAGGCCGGAGCTGGCCGCCGAGGCACTGTCGTTCGCGGCACGCACCGGCGCGGAGACCATGGAGTCGCTGCAGCGACTCGTCGGTCTCCTACGGGACACCGACCGTCCGGGCCTTGGCACCACGAGTGCCGATATCGAGGAACTGGTCGCGGGATTCGGCCGACTGGGCCGGCCCGTCGCGGCCCACATGCCCGACGACCTGACCGGCCCGACGGCGGAGGCGATCCACGGAATCGTCCGCGAGGCTCTGACCAACGCCCTGCGGCACGCCCCGGGCGCCGCCGCCCGTGTGCTCGTCCGCCGGGCGGACGGCCTGCTGGAACTGACGGTGGAGAACGCGCCGCCGCGCGCCGGAGCGGCACACGACGCCGGCGGTCTCGGCGGGGGACGCGGCGTGGCGGGGATGCGGGAACGGGCCGCGGCGGCCGGAGGCGAGCTGACCGCGGGCCCCGGCCCCGACGGCGGATGGCTGGTCCGCGCGACACTGCCCGACACCGTCGGGCCCCGGCATCCGTCCGGGCCGGTGTGGCGGCGCGACGTCCTGCGGGAGCAGCGGCTCGCCGATCCCGCCCTCGCGCTCACCGCGATGGTCCTGCCGGTGGTCACCGCCCTCACGGCCACGGAGGACTGGTCGGAACGGACCCGGCGCGCCTCGGTCCCCGAGCTGATCGTCGTGACGGTGCTGCTGGTCCTGCACGCGCTGCCGCTGCTGTGGCGCAGACGTGCCCCCTTGGCGTCCTTGGCGGCTGTGCTGGCCACGGCCTGGCTGTGGCCCGTGGCCGTCGCCGTGGCGCCTCTGTCACCACGGGTGTCGCAGTTTCTCGTCGGGGGCACGCTCGTGGAGATGCTCGCGGTGTACGCGCTCGCCGCCTACGGGCGGGGGGCCTCCACCACCTGGCCGGCGGTGATCGCGGCGACCTTCGGGACGGCTTCGGTGGTCACGGCCACGGCGGCTGTCGACGGCTCGCTGGCGGGTGACCCGGTCGACGGGCTCGTCGTGGTGATGGTGGTCCTCCTGGGCATCCTGCTGGCTCCCCTCTTCGCCTCCCTGAGCGGCGCGGGACTCGTCGTACGCCGCCGGCGCCTGCGCATTCTGGCGAACGACGACTTCGCGCTCGCCAGTTCGATGTGGCACGCGCAGCGGGCCGCCGAGGCCGAACGTCACCGGCTGGCGCTGAGGTTGCGCGAGGCCGTACTGCACCACACGGCGTCGCTCGTCGACCTCGCCGGGCGGGGACGGCTCGACGACGTGGCCACCGCGGCCCGGGCGGCCCTCGCCGCCATGCGGGACATGCTGCACGGCCTCTGCGACGGTGAGGATCCCGGCGGCAGGCTCGCTCCGTCGCCGACCGCCGGGGACCTCGACGCGCTGTGCCGCGCGCAGCGCGCCGCCGGCCGCGATGTGCGGGTGCGCGGGCTGCCCGAAGCCGCGCGGGACCTTCCGCCGTCCGTGGACGTCTCGGCGTACCGGATCGTCGAGGCGGCGCTCGGCGCGGGAGACCACGGCCCGGCGCGCGTGACCCTGCGGCGGCGGCGCGGCACCGTGCACATCACGATGACGGGCGTACCGCTCGCCGTCGCCGGCCCGGTCGCAGAGCGACTGCGTGTGCAGGTCACCGCGGGGCAGGGACGCATTGTGTTCGAGCCGAGCGGTAATGTACGGGTGTCGTTGCCGGCCGGACCCGCTCCGGCCCCCGTCCAGGAGGTGTCCCCGTCGCCATACGCGTGA
- a CDS encoding response regulator, producing MIVVDDQAVVRAGFAAIVDAEPDLTVVAEAGDGATAVSLACAEEPDLVLMDIRMPGMDGLTATRLITAPANGPRVLVLTTFDLDEYVYEALRAGASGFLLKDAQPEELLSAIRVVAAGEGILAPAVTRRLIDAFAQGVPQPASDAGGLGQLTPREREVLLKIASGLTNAEIGAELGVTTGTVKTHVNALLSKLGLRDRVQATILAYESGLVRPSGIRRS from the coding sequence GTGATCGTCGTCGACGACCAGGCCGTGGTCCGGGCGGGCTTCGCCGCGATCGTGGACGCCGAACCCGACCTGACCGTCGTGGCCGAGGCGGGTGACGGAGCGACGGCGGTGTCGCTCGCCTGCGCCGAGGAGCCCGACCTCGTCCTGATGGACATCCGGATGCCGGGCATGGACGGACTCACCGCGACCCGCCTGATCACCGCGCCGGCGAACGGGCCCCGGGTGCTGGTGCTGACCACCTTCGACCTCGACGAGTACGTGTACGAGGCCCTGCGCGCCGGAGCGTCCGGGTTTCTGCTGAAGGACGCCCAGCCCGAAGAACTGCTCTCCGCGATCCGGGTCGTCGCGGCCGGCGAGGGCATCCTGGCTCCCGCCGTGACCCGGCGCCTCATCGACGCCTTCGCGCAGGGCGTCCCGCAGCCGGCCTCGGACGCCGGGGGCCTCGGCCAGCTCACGCCGAGAGAGCGGGAAGTGCTGCTGAAGATCGCTTCCGGCCTCACCAATGCCGAGATCGGAGCCGAACTCGGCGTGACCACGGGCACCGTGAAGACCCACGTGAACGCCCTGCTGTCCAAACTCGGGCTGCGCGACCGGGTCCAGGCGACCATCCTCGCCTACGAGAGCGGACTCGTCCGGCCCAGCGGGATCCGGCGGAGCTGA
- a CDS encoding MMPL family transporter — MFRRIGNTVVRHPIWTIVAWLIAAVAIVATAPSLPSSTDESSFLPKSYESIKASTVQDKAFPSAFTPSAIALYQRTDGGKLTAADAKDIARITTELGNKHIDQVQKVIPGPPSKDGKYGMTLVQMNDKTAGQPKQADAAKSLREDAKKLTGGTHLEVKLGGPAAQSLDQQDSSKRGDAVIGIGTFAIILITLLIIFRAPILAVLPLVLIGVVSAIANGLIAYATKLFDLQANSSISSILIVVLFGVGTDYFLFLMFRYRERLRAGDEPKMAMINAVGRVGEAIASAAGAVIIAFLALTLSTLGFLRQMGPALAIAVGATLVAGLTLIPAVVSLIGPKVFWPSKSWKHEPNNARFAALGRGVQRRPALTAAVSGLILVVLSLGTFGYNATFDLASGSMPKTKESMVVQDEMKDAYSAGAAAPTDVYLSSTDGKPLDKTTFDAYAKKLGAVDGVASARITQLNKPGTTADFTVTLKYEASTDKAIDAVGDIREVAHSNAPSGTEAVVGGLSSIYKDIDSAVNHDYRTVFPVAAVLIMIILGLLLRSIVAPWYLMASVGLGFGATLGSTVWIFQKGVGHSGLMFLLPVIMYLFVVAIGTDYNILMIARLREEAREGRSPREAAGMALRQTGPTVAAAGFILAATFATMMLAGQALLTEMGFAVSFGIAIAAFVMAMFFTPSLTALIGHAAWWPGHGDQAVEPASGAAAGSIGYQPVADEGHDRVAHDPSGRRG, encoded by the coding sequence ATGTTCCGACGTATCGGGAACACTGTCGTCCGTCATCCCATCTGGACGATAGTGGCGTGGTTAATCGCGGCGGTTGCCATCGTCGCGACTGCGCCGAGCCTTCCCTCGAGCACTGATGAGAGCAGCTTCCTACCCAAGAGCTACGAATCCATCAAAGCGTCGACTGTCCAGGACAAGGCGTTCCCCAGCGCCTTCACTCCCTCGGCGATCGCGCTGTACCAGCGCACCGACGGCGGCAAGCTGACCGCCGCCGACGCGAAGGACATCGCCCGGATCACCACCGAACTGGGCAATAAGCACATCGACCAGGTACAAAAGGTCATCCCCGGCCCGCCGTCCAAGGACGGCAAGTACGGCATGACCCTGGTCCAGATGAACGACAAGACCGCCGGCCAGCCCAAACAGGCGGACGCCGCCAAGTCGCTCCGCGAGGACGCCAAGAAGTTGACCGGCGGCACGCACCTCGAGGTCAAGCTCGGCGGCCCTGCCGCGCAGTCCCTCGATCAACAGGATTCGTCCAAGCGCGGCGATGCGGTGATCGGCATCGGCACCTTCGCCATCATCCTGATCACTCTGCTGATCATCTTCCGGGCGCCGATCCTGGCCGTACTCCCCCTCGTACTGATCGGTGTGGTCTCCGCCATCGCCAACGGGCTGATCGCGTATGCCACCAAACTGTTCGATCTCCAGGCCAACAGCTCGATTTCGTCAATTCTCATCGTCGTGCTCTTCGGCGTGGGAACGGACTACTTCCTCTTCCTGATGTTCCGCTACCGCGAACGTCTGCGGGCCGGCGACGAGCCCAAGATGGCCATGATCAACGCGGTCGGCCGGGTCGGTGAGGCCATCGCCTCGGCCGCCGGAGCGGTCATCATCGCCTTCCTCGCGCTGACGCTGTCCACACTCGGCTTCCTCCGGCAGATGGGCCCGGCCCTCGCCATCGCGGTCGGCGCCACCCTGGTCGCGGGCCTGACCCTGATCCCGGCCGTGGTGTCGCTCATCGGACCGAAGGTCTTCTGGCCGTCCAAGTCCTGGAAGCACGAGCCGAACAACGCCCGTTTCGCCGCCCTCGGCCGTGGTGTGCAGCGCCGCCCGGCGCTGACCGCGGCGGTGTCCGGCCTCATCCTGGTCGTGCTGTCACTCGGTACGTTCGGCTACAACGCCACGTTCGACCTGGCGTCGGGCTCCATGCCGAAGACCAAGGAGTCCATGGTCGTCCAGGACGAGATGAAGGACGCGTACTCGGCGGGTGCCGCCGCGCCGACCGATGTCTACCTGTCCAGCACCGACGGCAAGCCGCTGGACAAGACCACCTTCGACGCGTACGCGAAGAAGCTCGGTGCCGTGGACGGCGTCGCGAGTGCTCGTATCACCCAGTTGAACAAGCCGGGCACCACCGCCGACTTCACCGTCACGCTCAAGTACGAGGCGTCGACGGACAAGGCGATCGATGCCGTGGGTGACATTCGCGAGGTCGCGCACTCCAACGCCCCCTCCGGCACCGAAGCCGTCGTCGGCGGCCTCTCCTCGATCTACAAGGACATCGACTCCGCGGTCAACCACGACTACCGGACGGTCTTCCCCGTAGCCGCTGTCCTCATCATGATCATCCTGGGGCTGCTGCTGCGCAGCATCGTCGCCCCCTGGTACCTGATGGCCTCGGTGGGCCTCGGCTTCGGCGCCACCCTCGGCTCCACCGTGTGGATCTTCCAGAAGGGGGTGGGACACTCCGGCCTGATGTTCCTGCTCCCGGTGATCATGTATCTCTTCGTGGTCGCCATCGGAACCGACTACAACATCCTCATGATCGCCCGGCTTCGCGAGGAGGCCCGCGAGGGCCGCAGCCCGCGTGAGGCAGCAGGCATGGCACTGCGGCAGACCGGGCCGACCGTGGCCGCGGCGGGCTTCATCCTGGCGGCCACCTTCGCCACGATGATGCTGGCGGGCCAGGCGCTGCTCACGGAGATGGGCTTCGCCGTCTCCTTCGGTATCGCCATCGCCGCGTTCGTCATGGCGATGTTCTTCACCCCGAGCCTCACCGCGCTGATCGGCCATGCGGCATGGTGGCCGGGGCACGGGGACCAGGCGGTGGAACCGGCATCCGGCGCGGCCGCCGGGTCCATCGGCTACCAGCCCGTCGCCGACGAGGGCCACGACAGGGTTGCGCACGACCCCTCGGGCCGTCGCGGCTGA